The following proteins are co-located in the Mesorhizobium sp. M1E.F.Ca.ET.045.02.1.1 genome:
- a CDS encoding NAD(P)/FAD-dependent oxidoreductase: MTAENSLRPLPAGTDTEIAIVGGGLSGTLAATLLGRSGYHVTLIDRYPVFPREFRVEKIAGDQIDKLRRIGLLDSLSAAAAAFDEIVNMRKGRVLDRTRACHYGIFYDDLVAAMRAELPKTVRFVAGRVSGVEAGPERQRVSIIGQEDVTARLLVLATGMGDILRRDVGIERRSIHQRQSLTFGFNVRPAGASAFRHPALTYYGERVSDGIDYLNFFPAGDVTRANLFVFREHTDPWVKALRDRPRETLIETLPGLINTFGDFEVIDRVSSWLTDITVAENCKRDGVVLIGDAYQTSCPAAGTGVSRLLTDVERLCMVHVPQWMATPGMAAAKIAAFYDDPAKLAMDEHALQLANFRRSLTIDTDLRWRARRQVHFSRRRILYEIDKVSPSFAARLRGLKRPSVEAVG; encoded by the coding sequence ATGACCGCCGAAAACTCGCTCCGTCCGCTGCCGGCAGGAACCGATACGGAGATCGCCATCGTCGGCGGCGGGCTCTCAGGCACGCTTGCCGCGACCCTGCTTGGGCGGTCCGGCTACCACGTCACGCTGATCGATCGCTATCCCGTTTTTCCGCGCGAGTTCCGCGTCGAGAAGATCGCCGGCGACCAGATCGACAAATTGCGCCGAATCGGTCTGCTGGACAGCCTTTCGGCGGCGGCCGCGGCATTCGACGAGATCGTCAATATGCGCAAGGGACGGGTGCTCGACCGCACGCGCGCCTGCCACTACGGCATTTTCTACGACGACCTCGTCGCCGCGATGCGCGCCGAACTGCCTAAGACCGTACGCTTCGTCGCCGGCCGGGTGAGCGGAGTGGAGGCTGGCCCCGAGCGGCAGCGCGTGTCGATCATCGGGCAAGAAGATGTGACGGCGCGCCTCCTCGTGCTCGCCACGGGCATGGGTGACATCCTGCGGCGCGATGTGGGTATCGAGCGCCGGTCCATCCACCAGCGGCAATCGTTGACCTTCGGCTTCAATGTCCGTCCGGCGGGCGCGAGCGCCTTCAGGCACCCTGCGCTGACCTATTACGGTGAACGCGTCTCGGACGGGATCGATTACCTGAACTTTTTCCCGGCCGGGGACGTTACCCGCGCCAATCTCTTTGTTTTCCGGGAGCACACCGACCCGTGGGTCAAGGCGCTGCGCGACCGTCCCCGGGAAACGCTCATCGAAACGCTTCCAGGACTGATCAACACCTTCGGCGATTTCGAAGTCATCGACCGTGTCTCGAGCTGGCTCACCGACATCACCGTTGCCGAGAATTGCAAACGCGACGGCGTGGTCCTGATAGGCGATGCCTACCAGACATCCTGTCCGGCCGCCGGAACGGGCGTCAGCCGGCTGCTCACCGATGTGGAACGGTTATGCATGGTGCATGTGCCGCAATGGATGGCCACGCCCGGCATGGCGGCGGCGAAGATCGCCGCTTTCTACGACGATCCGGCGAAGCTGGCGATGGACGAACACGCGCTCCAACTGGCGAATTTCCGCCGCAGTCTGACCATCGACACCGACCTGCGCTGGCGCGCGCGCCGGCAAGTCCACTTCAGCCGCCGCCGCATCCTGTATGAGATCGACAAGGTGAGCCCGAGCTTTGCCGCGAGGCTGCGCGGCCTCAAGCGACCGAGCGTAGAAGCCGTCGGTTGA
- a CDS encoding amino acid ABC transporter permease, whose protein sequence is MFDTDILLQDSQEILGAVPVTLGMAFMIFVLSTIVGSIFALVEYRRVPVLREFIMAYKVVFKGVPMVIVIFLAYFGLPLAFQFLLSLLGINFNAHETPNWIILVIAVTGCVAAFQAEIIKGALNAFDTGQSDAAHSLGYTSGQLFRRILFPQVTLTAIPDLTTSMMVIMKALSLGFAIEVVDIFAQSQLTAALNYYYLEAFVIAVVIYMVIAYIVTQIADRLERALRVRT, encoded by the coding sequence GTGTTTGATACCGATATTCTACTCCAGGACTCGCAGGAAATTCTGGGCGCCGTACCCGTAACGCTCGGCATGGCTTTCATGATTTTCGTCTTGTCGACGATAGTCGGCAGCATTTTTGCACTCGTCGAATATAGACGGGTCCCGGTACTGCGGGAGTTCATCATGGCTTACAAGGTCGTCTTCAAGGGCGTTCCGATGGTCATCGTGATTTTCCTCGCCTATTTCGGTCTGCCCCTGGCATTCCAGTTCCTGCTCTCGTTGCTCGGGATCAACTTCAACGCCCACGAAACGCCCAACTGGATAATCCTTGTCATTGCAGTGACCGGCTGTGTCGCGGCGTTCCAAGCGGAGATCATCAAGGGAGCCCTGAACGCCTTCGATACCGGTCAATCAGACGCCGCCCATTCGCTGGGCTATACAAGCGGCCAACTGTTCCGACGGATCCTATTTCCCCAGGTGACCCTTACGGCAATTCCCGACCTCACGACCTCCATGATGGTCATCATGAAGGCGCTTTCCCTCGGGTTCGCCATCGAGGTTGTCGATATCTTCGCCCAGTCCCAGTTGACCGCGGCGCTGAATTATTACTACCTCGAAGCCTTCGTGATTGCCGTCGTGATCTACATGGTGATTGCCTATATCGTCACGCAGATTGCCGATAGGCTGGAACGGGCGCTGAGAGTGCGGACCTGA
- a CDS encoding glycosyltransferase family 4 protein, with protein MKIVQVQTQAEAAGAQRISDMVGEGLRARGHEVRTVFMYRKTEAYDSDPNADFVLKERPRGLPGQIRATVGLARYLRAARPDAVITYQHYGNIFGTVGARLAGVRHVVANQSGAPHSKGVMGLLSQIDKLMGMVGLYQANVVNSGWTEAQFDRYPQSYRQRLHRIDHGVPVPGGEFDKAAARAAFGLPQGVWLAVSSGRLTRTKNQIALVGALDQLPEVHVALAGAGPEREALVAFAESHGVANRLHLVGEVPPARIFEFLAAGDAYAFPSMTETFGLACVEAAISGLPIVASNLDVMREVLTAEDGSPAALFVEANAAGMASGLADLFARPESKARLSAAGRRLRDKYSPARMCAGYEALLLG; from the coding sequence GTGAAGATCGTCCAGGTGCAGACCCAGGCCGAGGCCGCGGGCGCGCAACGCATCTCCGACATGGTGGGCGAAGGATTGCGGGCGCGCGGGCATGAGGTGCGCACCGTCTTCATGTACCGGAAGACCGAAGCCTACGACAGCGATCCGAACGCGGATTTCGTCCTCAAGGAGCGCCCGCGCGGATTGCCGGGACAGATACGGGCAACCGTCGGCCTGGCGCGATATCTGCGCGCGGCACGCCCCGACGCCGTCATCACCTATCAGCACTACGGCAATATCTTCGGCACGGTCGGCGCCCGGCTGGCCGGCGTCAGGCACGTCGTCGCAAATCAGAGCGGCGCCCCGCACAGCAAGGGCGTGATGGGTCTTCTGTCGCAGATCGACAAGCTGATGGGCATGGTCGGCCTCTACCAGGCCAATGTCGTCAATTCCGGCTGGACGGAGGCGCAGTTCGATCGCTATCCACAATCCTATCGGCAGCGTCTCCACCGCATTGACCACGGCGTTCCCGTGCCGGGCGGGGAATTCGACAAGGCGGCCGCGCGTGCCGCCTTCGGCCTGCCGCAGGGCGTGTGGCTGGCCGTCTCATCGGGCCGGCTGACACGGACGAAGAACCAGATCGCCCTTGTCGGGGCGCTCGACCAACTGCCCGAGGTGCACGTCGCGCTCGCCGGCGCCGGGCCGGAGCGCGAGGCGCTCGTTGCCTTTGCCGAAAGCCACGGCGTGGCGAATCGCTTGCATCTCGTCGGCGAGGTTCCGCCGGCGCGCATCTTCGAATTCCTCGCGGCCGGCGACGCCTACGCCTTTCCGTCGATGACGGAGACCTTTGGCCTCGCCTGCGTCGAGGCGGCCATTTCAGGCCTGCCGATCGTGGCCAGCAACCTCGACGTCATGCGCGAGGTGCTGACGGCGGAGGACGGCTCACCCGCCGCGCTGTTCGTCGAAGCCAACGCCGCCGGCATGGCCAGCGGGCTCGCCGACCTGTTCGCGCGGCCAGAATCCAAGGCCAGGCTTTCGGCGGCGGGGCGGCGGCTGCGGGACAAATATTCGCCGGCCAGGATGTGCGCCGGCTACGAGGCGCTACTTCTTGGCTGA
- a CDS encoding SDR family oxidoreductase has translation MKDFDGKVVLVTGTTGIGLATARRLAAGGAAIVACGIDRAANAAMRAELESCEAGALVIDTDVSVSDQVRDAVAAGVERFGGLDVIVNSAAVHPYGTATSTDFDTWNKAMTVNVGSIYLTAHFGIPEMIKRGGGAIVNVASVQGFACQQNVAAYATTKGAIHTLTRSLALDYAAAGVRVNSVSPGSIRTPILEKAARGESGSDADVEEAYRRFGAAHPLGRIGEPEEVAELIAFLCSSKAGFCTGADYKIDGGLTAGIGVK, from the coding sequence ATGAAGGATTTCGACGGCAAGGTGGTCCTGGTGACGGGGACGACCGGAATTGGCCTCGCAACCGCCAGACGCCTCGCGGCGGGGGGTGCCGCGATCGTCGCCTGCGGCATCGACCGCGCGGCGAATGCCGCGATGAGGGCCGAACTGGAAAGCTGCGAAGCCGGCGCGCTGGTCATCGACACTGACGTCTCCGTTTCCGACCAGGTCCGCGACGCCGTCGCGGCCGGCGTCGAGCGCTTCGGCGGCCTTGATGTCATCGTCAATTCGGCGGCAGTCCATCCGTACGGAACCGCGACCAGCACCGATTTCGACACCTGGAACAAGGCGATGACGGTCAATGTCGGCTCGATCTACCTGACGGCGCATTTCGGCATCCCCGAGATGATCAAGCGTGGCGGCGGCGCCATCGTCAATGTCGCCTCGGTGCAGGGTTTCGCCTGCCAGCAGAATGTCGCCGCCTACGCCACGACCAAGGGCGCCATCCACACGCTGACGCGTTCGCTGGCGCTCGACTACGCGGCGGCCGGCGTCCGCGTCAATTCGGTCAGCCCGGGCTCGATCCGCACGCCGATTCTCGAGAAGGCCGCGCGCGGTGAAAGCGGCAGCGATGCCGATGTCGAGGAGGCCTACAGGCGCTTCGGCGCCGCCCATCCGCTTGGTCGCATCGGCGAACCGGAGGAAGTGGCGGAGCTCATCGCCTTTCTGTGCTCGTCGAAAGCCGGCTTCTGCACCGGCGCGGACTACAAAATAGACGGCGGCCTGACCGCCGGCATCGGCGTGAAGTAG
- a CDS encoding amino acid ABC transporter ATP-binding protein, producing MLELRDIRLSYGSTQVLNGVNLSVQRGDVVSIIGPSGTGKTTLLKCINYLAKPSSGTIAFDQIRMDYQRADKTAVQAIRLRTAMVFQQFNVFKNMTVLQNVMDPLVVVQRKSADEAREIALRELDRVGLSAKRDSYPSQLSGGQLQRTGIARALAVRPDVMLFDEPTSSLDPELVGEVLKVIKDVTSSGITSLLVTHEMQFAKNISNRIVFMDRGVVAADGSPAEIFDAPSSPRLAQFLQSELAFQ from the coding sequence ATGCTCGAACTCAGAGATATCAGGCTGTCCTACGGAAGCACCCAGGTCCTGAACGGCGTCAATCTTTCGGTGCAACGCGGAGACGTGGTGTCAATCATCGGCCCGAGCGGGACCGGCAAGACCACGCTGCTGAAATGCATTAACTACCTGGCCAAGCCGTCGTCAGGAACCATCGCATTCGACCAGATTCGGATGGACTACCAGCGCGCCGACAAGACCGCTGTCCAGGCGATCCGGCTCCGGACAGCGATGGTCTTTCAGCAATTCAATGTCTTCAAGAATATGACAGTCCTCCAGAACGTGATGGATCCGCTTGTCGTCGTGCAGCGCAAGTCCGCGGACGAGGCGCGTGAAATCGCGCTGCGAGAGCTTGACCGGGTCGGTCTCTCGGCGAAGCGGGACAGCTATCCTTCCCAGCTGTCGGGCGGCCAGCTCCAACGCACCGGCATCGCGCGTGCGCTGGCGGTTCGTCCCGACGTGATGCTCTTCGATGAACCCACGTCATCACTGGATCCTGAGCTCGTCGGTGAAGTTCTGAAGGTGATCAAGGATGTCACGTCGTCAGGGATCACTTCGTTGCTTGTGACCCACGAGATGCAGTTCGCAAAGAACATCTCGAACCGGATCGTCTTCATGGATCGTGGCGTGGTTGCCGCCGACGGCAGTCCGGCTGAGATCTTCGATGCGCCTTCCAGCCCACGACTTGCTCAATTCCTGCAGTCAGAACTCGCTTTTCAATAA
- a CDS encoding GNAT family N-acetyltransferase, with amino-acid sequence MFEVTAEDAFDFRSTEYAELFANSAATAFQHPIWLAQLYERIVRQGAATPLIIVVRVRASGKLAMVLPLVRRRYTLLKVVEFADMRVSDYVSPVADEETFSRILADSRAVAAIRKHLRPYDLLRIGKLADRSLAMERLLGIDKRDSMGMSAYSSKLEPTFAGWREHRLDQSYRKELDKKSRQLNRMGEARFECVDGPAAIRTTFDALRLYRGKRFDGSNGPADLLQLPSYFDFYLAVANEGCGGFARTYAFWMNGRPIAGALGLEHRGSLLVILGGFDEAGYRKQSIGSLMFEQIARDCIERGDHHLDFTIGDEPYKRIFGGRPSPMWQIYRAGSPLGYAAHMTVEKMPATKVLARRILEAAHVKKAKPSPIMVPSASDEAAESS; translated from the coding sequence ATGTTTGAAGTCACTGCCGAGGATGCGTTCGATTTCCGTTCGACGGAATACGCCGAGCTCTTCGCCAATTCGGCGGCGACCGCTTTTCAGCATCCCATATGGCTCGCGCAACTGTATGAGAGGATCGTGCGGCAAGGCGCCGCCACGCCGCTGATCATCGTCGTACGCGTGCGTGCGAGCGGGAAGCTTGCGATGGTCCTGCCGCTGGTGAGGCGCCGGTACACGCTGCTGAAGGTGGTGGAATTCGCGGATATGCGGGTTTCCGACTATGTGTCGCCGGTCGCCGACGAGGAGACCTTCTCACGCATCCTGGCCGACAGCCGCGCAGTCGCAGCAATCCGCAAGCATCTGCGGCCATACGATCTCTTGCGCATCGGCAAGCTCGCGGATCGCTCGTTGGCGATGGAACGCTTGCTTGGCATCGACAAGCGCGACAGCATGGGCATGAGCGCCTATTCCAGCAAGCTGGAGCCGACATTCGCCGGCTGGCGTGAGCATCGGCTGGACCAGTCGTATCGCAAGGAGCTCGACAAGAAGTCGCGGCAGCTCAACCGGATGGGGGAGGCGCGCTTCGAATGCGTGGACGGCCCGGCCGCCATCCGCACAACATTCGATGCGCTCAGGCTCTATCGCGGCAAACGCTTCGACGGCAGCAACGGTCCCGCCGACCTTCTGCAACTGCCCTCCTATTTCGATTTCTACCTGGCCGTGGCCAATGAGGGATGCGGCGGCTTCGCCCGCACCTATGCATTCTGGATGAACGGCCGGCCGATCGCCGGCGCGCTCGGGCTCGAGCACCGTGGCTCGCTCCTGGTCATTCTCGGCGGCTTCGACGAGGCCGGCTACAGGAAGCAGTCGATCGGCAGCCTGATGTTCGAGCAGATCGCCCGCGACTGTATCGAGCGCGGCGACCATCACCTCGATTTCACCATCGGCGACGAACCCTACAAGCGCATCTTCGGCGGACGGCCCTCACCGATGTGGCAAATCTACCGGGCGGGGAGTCCGCTCGGCTACGCGGCGCATATGACGGTGGAGAAAATGCCGGCAACCAAGGTGCTGGCGCGGCGCATCCTGGAGGCCGCGCATGTCAAGAAGGCCAAGCCTTCTCCCATCATGGTTCCGTCGGCCTCCGATGAGGCCGCCGAATCTTCCTGA
- a CDS encoding transporter substrate-binding domain-containing protein: MSAITSNFSRRAALTVAGGIAIALATAGISHGETVRTIKIATSAESKPLAWGAIGVEPQGYEPDLLRAINAKLPQYKFEMEGVSDIAQETGLATGKYDIAVGGYYKSPERAKQFFIPESPMGASLMKIYSKKGSGIKEMKDLVGKRIVPTTAGGGTYKFIMNWQKENPQYKLDVTASSAGIPYPNRLDEVQNGKFDALVLPSNLGEQTVIEEKKLDIVASEPVFSNNTYMLIHRSDENKVLADDMSKVLKELKDDGTIEKLSQKWFGEGIVQYMK; the protein is encoded by the coding sequence ATGTCTGCAATCACATCCAATTTTTCCCGTCGCGCTGCCCTGACTGTTGCCGGCGGCATCGCAATTGCCCTTGCAACCGCGGGGATCAGCCACGGTGAGACGGTCCGGACGATCAAGATCGCCACGTCGGCAGAATCCAAGCCGCTGGCGTGGGGCGCGATCGGCGTCGAACCACAAGGCTATGAGCCCGATCTCCTGAGGGCAATCAACGCCAAGCTGCCGCAATACAAGTTCGAGATGGAAGGCGTCTCGGACATAGCGCAGGAAACCGGCCTCGCCACAGGCAAGTACGACATCGCGGTCGGTGGCTACTACAAGTCCCCCGAGCGCGCCAAACAGTTCTTCATTCCGGAGAGCCCTATGGGTGCCAGCCTGATGAAGATCTACAGCAAAAAAGGCAGCGGCATCAAGGAAATGAAAGATCTGGTCGGCAAGAGAATCGTTCCGACCACGGCTGGCGGGGGAACCTACAAGTTCATCATGAACTGGCAGAAAGAGAACCCGCAATACAAGCTCGACGTGACGGCATCGAGCGCGGGCATCCCGTACCCGAACCGTCTGGACGAAGTTCAGAACGGCAAGTTCGACGCACTGGTCCTGCCTTCGAATCTGGGGGAGCAGACCGTCATCGAGGAAAAGAAGCTCGATATCGTGGCGTCCGAGCCAGTCTTTAGCAACAACACCTACATGCTCATTCACAGGTCAGATGAAAACAAGGTTCTGGCTGACGATATGAGCAAGGTTCTTAAGGAATTGAAAGACGACGGTACGATCGAAAAGCTCTCGCAGAAATGGTTCGGCGAGGGCATCGTCCAGTACATGAAATAA
- a CDS encoding FCD domain-containing protein, producing MSENSQAVRDNAVARRAGGRSAVDTAAGRILDLIRARQLNVGDVLPTERELSEITGASRNTVREALRTIRTYGLIEPKPRVGAVLADGQSIAIQNFFAAHMDVSRSSFADIQGFRRIIEVGIGDHIVLHATNEQIEALDEINARIVESRSIEEAAENDFNFHMALVALADNRMLTDIYSFLSPVILRIMTIGKEMRPVLADTRAAHDEIIAALRARDRLAYAYLMSRHLDFALRFLPEEPASDSD from the coding sequence ATGTCGGAAAACTCTCAGGCCGTGCGGGACAATGCCGTCGCCCGCCGCGCCGGCGGCAGGTCCGCGGTCGATACCGCGGCCGGGCGGATCCTCGACCTCATCCGCGCGCGGCAGCTCAATGTCGGCGACGTGCTGCCGACGGAGCGCGAGCTCAGCGAGATCACCGGCGCCAGCCGCAACACGGTGCGCGAGGCGTTGCGCACCATTCGGACCTATGGGCTGATCGAGCCAAAGCCCCGCGTCGGCGCCGTCCTGGCCGACGGGCAAAGCATCGCGATCCAGAATTTCTTCGCCGCGCACATGGATGTCTCGCGCTCGTCCTTCGCCGACATCCAGGGTTTCAGGCGCATCATCGAAGTCGGCATCGGCGACCACATCGTGCTCCATGCCACGAACGAGCAGATCGAGGCGCTCGACGAGATCAATGCCCGGATCGTCGAGAGCCGCTCGATCGAGGAAGCCGCCGAGAACGATTTCAATTTCCACATGGCGCTGGTCGCGTTGGCGGACAATCGCATGCTGACGGACATCTACTCCTTCCTTTCCCCGGTGATCCTGCGGATCATGACTATCGGCAAGGAAATGCGTCCGGTGCTGGCCGACACCCGCGCCGCGCATGACGAAATCATCGCTGCGCTGCGCGCGCGCGACAGGCTGGCCTACGCCTACCTGATGAGCCGCCACCTCGATTTCGCCCTGCGATTCCTGCCGGAAGAACCGGCTTCCGACAGTGACTGA
- a CDS encoding amino acid ABC transporter permease — MDVSAMIPELLSALPLTLAITFTAMLVGFCLALVATTLRVRRIPVVSHLTDIYVSYARSVPVVLQLFVAFYGLPLLVALFGSADFFSPTVAAMVGLSFYHGGYLSEVMRPAYLAVDRGQHDAADSLGYTFRQKIARVVGPQAVHFALPGYGNSIIYLIHNVALVMYIGAADVMATAHLIMERDYNQYQFETYLVLAVIYSLMCLIAWLIVRFFELRSPMQAPEATTTAQIKNALIASA; from the coding sequence GTGGATGTTTCTGCTATGATTCCCGAGTTGCTCTCGGCGTTGCCGCTGACGCTCGCCATCACGTTCACGGCCATGTTGGTCGGCTTTTGCCTGGCTCTCGTCGCGACAACACTCCGGGTTCGCAGGATACCGGTGGTCAGCCACCTGACCGACATCTACGTGTCTTATGCCCGGAGTGTTCCCGTCGTCCTCCAGTTGTTCGTCGCGTTCTACGGGCTTCCCCTATTGGTGGCCCTGTTCGGTTCCGCAGATTTTTTCTCACCGACGGTCGCTGCAATGGTGGGGCTGAGCTTTTACCATGGGGGATATCTGTCGGAAGTCATGCGGCCCGCATACCTGGCCGTCGATCGCGGCCAGCATGATGCGGCAGACAGTCTAGGATACACCTTCCGCCAGAAGATCGCTCGCGTCGTGGGCCCGCAGGCGGTGCACTTCGCGTTGCCAGGCTATGGAAACTCCATCATCTACCTGATCCATAACGTTGCGCTGGTCATGTATATCGGGGCGGCGGACGTGATGGCGACCGCGCACTTGATCATGGAGCGCGACTATAACCAGTACCAGTTCGAAACCTACCTCGTCCTGGCGGTCATCTATTCGCTGATGTGCCTGATCGCGTGGCTCATCGTGCGGTTCTTCGAGCTTCGCTCACCGATGCAGGCACCGGAGGCGACGACCACGGCTCAGATCAAGAACGCGCTCATCGCGAGCGCCTGA
- a CDS encoding WecB/TagA/CpsF family glycosyltransferase — protein MSAVAKLEAAPSRQDVLALPTVQLGGLPITVIDRQGAARLMIAAARQHRHGSRPYYFTSANGEVIAQARAKSEIAALFREADQIFADGQPLVLASRLLCRTPLPERVATTDLFHDVAKLAENEAATFYLLGSTEAENGKAVAAIQASYPRLRIVGHSHGYLAGEALEKKLDEIDALAPDILWLGLGVPREQIFVRDFGSRLSNVGVIKTSGGLFDHLGGKVRRAPLWVQKAGFEWLWRMLMEPRRLFWRYFTTNPRALYALLRYSQ, from the coding sequence GTGAGCGCCGTGGCGAAGCTGGAGGCAGCGCCATCCCGGCAGGACGTGCTTGCATTGCCGACGGTGCAGCTTGGCGGGCTGCCCATCACCGTGATCGACCGGCAGGGCGCCGCCCGCCTGATGATCGCGGCGGCGCGCCAACACCGGCACGGCAGCCGTCCGTATTATTTCACCTCCGCCAACGGCGAGGTCATCGCCCAGGCGCGCGCCAAGTCCGAGATAGCCGCCCTCTTTCGCGAAGCCGACCAGATCTTCGCCGACGGCCAGCCGCTTGTTCTCGCTTCGCGCCTTTTGTGCCGCACGCCGCTGCCGGAACGGGTGGCCACCACCGATCTGTTCCACGACGTGGCAAAGCTCGCCGAGAACGAGGCGGCAACCTTCTATCTGCTGGGATCCACGGAGGCCGAGAACGGCAAGGCCGTGGCGGCGATCCAGGCCAGTTACCCGCGCCTGCGCATCGTCGGCCACAGCCACGGCTATCTCGCCGGCGAAGCGCTCGAGAAGAAGCTCGATGAAATCGACGCGCTCGCTCCGGACATATTGTGGCTCGGCCTCGGCGTGCCGCGCGAGCAGATCTTTGTGCGCGACTTCGGGTCGCGCCTCTCGAATGTCGGGGTCATCAAGACATCCGGCGGCCTTTTCGACCATCTTGGCGGCAAGGTCCGACGCGCGCCGCTCTGGGTCCAGAAGGCCGGCTTCGAATGGCTCTGGCGCATGCTGATGGAGCCGCGCCGGCTCTTCTGGCGCTATTTCACCACCAATCCCCGCGCTCTCTATGCCCTGTTGAGGTATTCGCAATGA
- the uxuA gene encoding mannonate dehydratase — MEQCWRWYGADDPVTLDHVKQAGATGVVSALHDIYDGRAWPLENILERKRIIEAAGLTWSVVESIPVHNSIKIGSPERSRYVGFYKDTIRALAKAGIATICYNFMPVVDWTRTDLAYRLPTTGYALRFDAIDFAAYDLFVLKRSNAEAGYTSARIAEAQSRLKELGDEKIDRIERNLIAGLPATERSYNRDSFREALAEYDSIGPRELRDNLAWFLREIIPVAEQEGVRMCIHPDDPPFSLYGLPRIVSTAEDARFILAAVDSPANGLTFCTGSYGTRADNDIVAMVKEFAGRIHFVHLRNVTIEDDGSFHEAEHLEGGTDMAHVILALMQEEARRRKEGRADWRIPMRPDHGHLLADDIGKTRINPGYSLIGRLKGLAELRGIMRAVERFGLA; from the coding sequence ATGGAACAGTGCTGGCGCTGGTATGGCGCGGACGATCCGGTGACACTCGATCATGTCAAGCAGGCGGGTGCGACCGGCGTCGTCTCGGCCCTGCACGACATCTATGATGGACGCGCCTGGCCGCTGGAAAACATCCTGGAGCGCAAGCGGATCATCGAGGCGGCGGGGCTGACCTGGTCGGTCGTCGAGAGCATTCCCGTCCACAACTCGATCAAGATCGGCTCGCCGGAACGGTCCCGCTATGTCGGCTTCTACAAGGACACGATCCGCGCGCTCGCCAAGGCCGGCATCGCGACGATCTGCTACAATTTCATGCCGGTGGTCGACTGGACCCGCACGGATCTGGCCTATCGCCTTCCGACCACCGGTTATGCGTTGCGCTTCGACGCGATCGATTTCGCGGCTTACGACCTGTTCGTGCTGAAGCGCAGCAATGCCGAGGCCGGCTACACGTCCGCCCGCATCGCCGAGGCGCAATCGCGGCTGAAGGAACTCGGCGACGAGAAGATCGACAGGATCGAGCGCAACCTCATCGCCGGCCTGCCCGCCACCGAGCGCAGCTACAACCGCGACAGCTTTCGCGAGGCGCTGGCCGAATACGATTCGATCGGGCCGAGGGAATTGCGCGACAACCTCGCCTGGTTTCTGCGCGAGATCATTCCGGTGGCCGAACAGGAAGGGGTGCGCATGTGCATCCATCCCGACGATCCGCCCTTCTCGCTTTACGGCCTGCCGCGCATCGTTTCGACCGCCGAGGATGCGCGCTTTATCCTGGCCGCCGTCGACAGCCCGGCCAACGGGCTGACGTTCTGCACCGGCTCCTATGGCACGCGCGCCGACAACGACATCGTCGCCATGGTCAAGGAATTCGCCGGCCGCATCCATTTCGTCCATCTGCGCAACGTCACCATCGAGGATGACGGCTCGTTCCACGAGGCCGAGCATCTCGAGGGCGGCACCGACATGGCGCATGTCATCCTTGCGCTGATGCAAGAGGAGGCGCGCCGCCGGAAGGAAGGCCGTGCCGACTGGCGCATTCCGATGCGGCCGGATCATGGACATCTGCTCGCCGACGACATCGGCAAGACCAGGATCAATCCCGGCTACTCGCTGATCGGCCGGCTGAAGGGCCTTGCCGAACTGCGCGGCATCATGCGGGCCGTCGAGCGGTTTGGGTTGGCTTGA